GGCACAGAGAGCGGCAGCCTGAAAGAGACCGTTCGCGTCCATCGCCCCGTGATGGGCAGATATGATGAGAACATCCCCTTCCTCTCCGGTACTCCGGCAGAGGCGCACGTCCATCTGGGGGCCGGTGAACGGATCAATTGATACAAGCGGCAGGAAATTCGGATCTATTGGCCCTTCTATCTTATGCACCGAGAACGCAGGTTTATCACCCATCCCGGACTGCCAGTAGCCCCGGTCATCTTCCTCACCATAGTGTGACGCAAGGATGGGGGCCATCGTGCCTGCTGCTGCGACCGCGGCCTCCAGAGCGCATACATCAAAAGCACCGTCTGCCTGCATCACAAGGTGGAGCGTCGGATCATAAATCGTAGAAAAATGGACATTTGCAACATCAAACGCCGAAGCCGGATGTTTCCCGGAATGGCGGGACGGAGAATTACTCATATTCACTCAGGGACTCCGGGTTACAGGATGATATGCCTTTGCGTCAGAGTGTGAAAGTGTGGATTGTCAGGAAAGGGATCACTGCAGACCCTCAGATAAGCATGAGACAGAGCAGGCAGACCACCGGGGGTATGACCAGGTTGTCCTCAATGGGTGAGACCAGTTCTGCAATGCCTGCGACAACGGCCGCCGCAGCAGCAGGAAGAGGAGGCAGGAGAAGTGCGAGCGGGATTAATGCCGCAATGATTCCACCTGCCGTGCCCTCCCAGGACTTTCCGTTGAATATACGGTGCCGCCCGAAATGCAGTCCCGCAATCGTGCTGACTGAATCAAGAACCGCAAGGGTGAGCACCCCAGCCACCACATAGTCCAGCGGGAAGAAGATCAAACAGAATAACGCAGAGAGGACAAAACAGACCGCACCATATCCGGGCATCCTTCCGGTGCGTTCAAGATTCTCCACCATCGATGATGCAATAGGAACCGTATAACCACGGTCCACCAGGTCAATGAGGACAAACCCGCCAAAGAGACCCAGGGCAAGTACCATGATGGCATACTCCCTGCCAAGGGCGGCAATCGCAAGAGCGATTCCAATGCCAAACGCCAGATGCACCAGCTGACGGCCGTCTTCATTCATTACCCGATATTTGTGACGGGGGCGGATAAATGCGCCGGAATTTTTCCGCAGAACGCAGCAGAACAGGTATACAGGAATCAAATCCGAAAATATTCAGACCAAAACCCTGAATAAATCTGATAAAAAAATACTAACGCAGGAAGAGGGACAGATGGGTCGAATAAAGACACGTGTATTTGAGATCGTATCCTCTGCAAAAGAGGGAGACCGGACCAGTTTCTTGTTTGACATGGTGATCATCGGCTTCATCATTCTCAGCGTCGGGGAGTTAATCATTGCAAGCATCCCCGGTATGATCATTCGCTATTTTTGGGTGTTCGTTGCAGTAGAAATACTCACGGCAGTTGTATTCAGTATTGAATACATCCTCAGAATGTGGTCATGCACGGTGGATGAACGCTACCAAAACCCGATTTCCGGAAGAATCCGATTTGCCCTGACACCTCTTGTCCTCATTGATCTGGTATCCATTCTGCCGTATTATCTCACGATCCTTATCCCGGGTGCCAATGTCACATTCCTTCGGACACTCAGGGTATTTCGGTTCTTTAAACTGGGCAGATACTCCCGCTCATTCGGTATTATGATCAAGGTGCTGGAGCGAAAAAAGGAGTCATTGGTGGGCACGGTCTTCATCATCATGGTGGTCCTCATCATCGCTGCCTCCCTGATGTACCGGATTGAATATACTGCCCAGCCGGAAGTATTTTCCAGTATTCCGGAAGCGATGTGGTGGGGTATTGTCACCATTGCGACCATCGGATACGGGGATATGGTTCCTATCACTCCGATGGGAAAGGGACTGGGCTTTGTAATCTCCCTCATTGGCATCGGTCTCTTTGCTCTCCCTGCCGGTATCCTTGCATCCGGATTCTCTGAAGTCATCAAAGAAGAGGAGGAAAGAAAGGAACAGGAAAAAACCGAGAAATCGGGCATTTCAACGGATGACTATGAGATCTGCCCTCATTGCGGACGGGAAATCCGTCCGGAAGACAAACAAAAATAATATTTTTCCATTCAGCAGTCGTTTTTCCCTGCGTTTATGACAGACTCAATGAGCCAGAGGACACCCTCTGTCCCAATGAGCGGACGGTGACAGAGCATCGAATGTTTGCGTATGGGAATCGTTGTCTGCACTAAGGGCACATCTGGTGCGAGGGTCTTTTCATACCGTGACCCGATGATCAGATCAGGCTCGCCATCTGCAATCATCTGTTTTACCGTCCCCAGGTCGGGTGCCCAGGTACACACAGAGGCCTCAGGAGGCCGGTTGCGGGCGCCTGCGCTGCATATTTCAGCTTCCAGAAAGGTTGTGAGCAGGTCTGCTGCCATATCCATGTAACCGGCAATCCCAAAGAGGGCCACCCGTGGTGGATCGTTGACGCGGAGATACCGGTCACATGCCTTGATCACCAGCTCTTCAGTCTCTTCGCAGATATCCATGACAGAAGCACAGTCCGCGTCCGGGAAGGTCTCCTGAAGGGCAGAAAACGCTGACTCAATGGCATCCAGTCCGCACAGTGACCCAACAGACCTCCCGATACCGGATGCCACATCCGGAAGGGCAGTCACCGTCACCATCGCCGGATTCAGAGCCGAGGAGAGCGTATCATCACAGTATTTCGCCGCAACCGGGATGCCTGCAGCGGCAAGCAGGCGTTCTGCTTCCATCCGGTTACCGGCGGCGAAGGGATCGGTTGAGATGAGCCCGTCAATATTCACCCCGTCACGCGCCGGGTCGGTCTCTGTGGGGAAAGCGGCGAGGGATAGCCGGTACCCGTCCATCATATCCCCACAATAGCCAGGTGCATCGATAATCAGTGCGTCTGATCCGGCACAGTATGGCACAAGATCCTCACCAATGGTTGCCGGCACACAGGAATTGATAACAACAATCCTCTCACTGATGGGCAGGAGCGCTTCTGCCACCTCCTGCAGACGGTCCCCGGTGCCAAAGATCACCTCGTCTTCAACGAGATAGGTACAGTTCACGGGGTCAGGAATGATGGAATCAGCATAGAAATAGCAGCCTGACGCGCCGTGGATAATAACTCCTGCCCCCTCCAGACCTGCCATTGCTGCGGCGGCACCGACCATCGCACAGGGCCAGAGTGGATTGGTGCATAGCTTAGCCATTGATAAACCTCCGCCACTGCCGGAGCATCCGCCGCAGCCCAAGTGTGCCCACCGGCATGCAGAAGGGTATAGGAATAACAGTGCCCTCCGGTGCAACCTTGACACCAACGGCATCTGCAACCTCAGTAAACATTTCCATCCCCGCGGACTGGAAGCCAAATGAGTCAAAGGTCACATACGCACCGGATAAATCAGAAAATTCATCGGTGAGTGCCGCCTGCTGCTCCTCTTCTGCACGAACAGCGTCTGTGAAGTCCCTTCCGGTGAGACGGCCGGTCTCCCGGATGAACGCAAGTGTTGCAGAGAGACCGACCGGGAACTCCGGAATAGAGGGGATACCGGTGCAGGCATCGAAATGCCGTCCCAGGATACCGTTCGTGTCCTCCCGAAAGAGGTTCAGACCCGCATCCCCGAACCGCCCGATATTCTCTACGGTGATATCACGCACATACCGTATATTCACGTCCAGGTCCAGCATACCGAGTATTCGGGATACCTCCTGAAAATTGTCGTCCACCTCAAACTCCAGATTCTTTTCACCGATAATATTCACTTTATCCGGGTCGCGTTTACCGGGCCGGATGAATGACGAGAGGGCGGTGAGCGTACTGGTATACCCATCGTTGAAAGTGCCTCCGAGAAAGCCGGAGCTTGGCACATAAATGACCGGGCAGTCCCATTGCCGACTGCAGATGCCTGCCACATCGTCCCCGATTGTCTCGGAGACACAGGTGCTTGCGACCACGACTGCAGCCGGGTCATCCGCACATACTGCCGTCAGGGCATCATGGAGGGCGTCCTCTCCTCCGAAGATTACTTCATCCTCACCAAGACCGCTGGAGACAATCTCCGGGATGCGGAACACATCATGCTCTGCAAGAGTGGTGTACAAAAGGGAGGTATTGATATGAGTACATCCGTCCGGGCCATGGATCAGGGTCACGGCATCGGTGAGAAAAGCACTCACTGAGAGGACACCCATGACCGTGCATCCTTCATAGCGTGATGTACGACCGTGCAAGTTCTTCGAGTTCATGCATCTCGAGTGGGGTGGGGATGGTAAGGTTCGTATTTTCCATAATCGTCCGGGCCAGGTTTCGGTAGACTTCTGCCTGTTCGGATTCCGGTGCGTATTCAATGACCGTGCGCTGATTCACCTCTGCAACCTGAACGATGTTGGCACGGGGAATGTAGGCAACAAGACGGGAATTTACGCGTTCGGCGAATTCACGCACCAGTGCCTCTTCGCCAGGGATGTTCTTTGCATTGCAGATAACGCCTGCAAGGGAACAGACACTGCGGGTGCGGCGGGAGAGACGGGCAATTGCCTTGCAGATGTTGTTTGCCGCATAGAGTGACATGAACTCGCCGGAAGTGACGAGATAAATTTCCTGCGCATACCCGTCACGCATCGGCATCGCAAACCCGCCACAGACTACATCACCGAGGACGTCGTAGACAATGACATCGCCATAAAGGGCTTCCAGTCGCTGGAGCAGCTGGAATGTGGCAATGATACCACGGCCCGCACAGCCGATACCGGGTTCCGGACCCCCTGCCTCAACACACCGGATACCCCCATACCCGGTGAACACCGCGTCAGGGACCCCGACATTGGCATCACCATGTTCACGGACAAGATCCAGGACGGTAGGAATCCACTCCCCCTGCATCAGCATCCGCGTGCTGTCATGCTTTGGGTCACAGCCGATCTGCATGACATCCAGCCCGCAGTCCGAAAGAGCTGCCGAAAGATTAGCTGATGTGGTGGACTTGCCAATACCTCCCTTCCCATAGAGGGCGATCTGTTTCATTGACTAAAGTTTTGTTGCCCCTGCTATTTACTCCTCCTGATAGAAGACGGATCACTCACCCTGCCGGAGTACCATAAGACTGACAGAGAGAAGAAGGATAGCAGCAGGCAGGATGAGACTTTCAGGGGGCAGATTGGCGTAGCCTGTCTTTGTCGCCGTCTCAAGGAAATGTACAAAGAGGATGAAGACAATGACCTCCCCCAGGATCATCTTCAGCTGGAAGACGCTTTTGATTCGCAGCCATTCGGGAAAACGGACCCGCTCTTTCTCTTCATCTTCTACGAGAAAGAGATAGAGGATGCCATAGGCAAAGATCAGCATAACAAGGGCAAAGAGAAAGACATCGATGGACTGTGCAAGGGACACCGTTGCAAGATCCCCCGGTGTAAGATATTCGGGAAGGGCGTCTTCGGGAAGAAAGGCATTTCCCAGGAAAAAATACCAAAATGCCGAGATCGTCTTTTCAACACCGATGAAAAACATCAGCGCGGACCCGAAAAGAGATGAAACTGCAGCAATAACCACCAGATACCGTGCTTTGGTAAAATATTTCCAGACCACTCGGTCCCCCCTGCACTCAGAGCAAGAGCGTCAGCTATTATATTAATAATTTCCGTGGTTTTTCCGGGTCTCACCAGTCAAACCCGCGAATGATACCGATGAAGAAGACCATCACCGCCATCACTTCCAGCCTTCCCAGCCACATCTGAAGAATGAGAACCAATTTTGACCAGATGGTCAGGTCAGGTGTCACAAAACCGGTGGATATACCGTTGTTACAGGTTGCAGAGACTACATCAAAGATAACAAGGGTCGTATCGATATCAGGCTGTTCAAAGTGCATGATGGTGACAAGGGCCAGCAGGATCGACAGAAGAAAGAGAATGAACGTGAGCATATTCCGGGAAACCAGAAATTCAGCTTCTGCGCGCTGAAATGTTCTGCCATTGTAGCGCAGGGGGAGCATTGCTTTTGAACTGATAAAAGACCTGCGGAACCAGTATTTGATACCTTTCAGCCCGATCAGAACACGGGATATTTTCACCCCTCCTGCAGTACTTCCGGACGAACCGCCAATAAAGACAAGAATCGTGAGAAAGAGGACTGAAACCGGTTCCCAGACTATAAGATCTGCAGTCTGGAACCCCGTGGATGTGACCGCCGCAGAGGCCATAAATATCCCATTTACAACGGCAGACGCCTGATCCAGTCCGTTAAAGACGATCAGGTCGCCGGTAATGATAACAAAACCCAGAAAAACCAGCAAAAAGAGCAGTTTTGCCTGTTCATCCTGAAACAGGTTCATTTCACGTTTCCGGTACATCAGATAGTAGATCTTGAAGGGGAGCGCCCCCGCAATCATCACCGGAATGATCAGCATCTCGAGGAGTACGTTGTTATAAGCAGGAATTCCCCCCGAATGGATCGTAAATCCACCGGTGGAGATCGCAGTCATCGCAATATTGATGGCATCCCACAGCGACACACCCGAACAGAGGATTAACAACACCCCCGCTGCGGTGAGCGTCAGATATATCCGCCACATATGTGCCCCCTGCTCTACCACACTTGGCATGAAGGCATCACTGCGCCCCTCCATACGCTCACTGCTGTAGAGCCGATGGCGCGAAACGGAGGAACGATTCAGGAGGGCCACGGTGAATGCCACAATTCCTATGCCACCAAACCATTCCATCAGGGTCCGCCAGAAGATCAGGGTCTCGGGCAGGGCGTCTACATCGCGGGCCATCGTCATCCCCGTATCCGTCCACCCGGACATTGCCTCAAAGAAGCCGTCAATGTATGGCATACCGGCACCGAAGACAAACGGAAGCGCACCAACGAGTGCACAGATGAGCCAGATGCCCGCCACAGAGAAGAGAGACATGGAGAGACGCGGTTCCCGTTCCGTTTCGGGAAGCCGGATGAGAAGCGTTCCGATACAGAAGAGGACCGCCGGCACTGTTGCCATCGGAAGAAGCATATCATATTCCCTGAATATAAGGGCCACGACAAGCGGAATACAGGTTCCTGCACTAATATAGCGGAGAATCATGCCCATATCCGTCGTCAGTGTCAGATACTGGTGGAGGCGGTCCATATACATGTAACCATTGCAGGAGGGCGACTATTATGCTTTTGTTACGGGACGGCTGGAACGATTCTGCCCGAAAACCAGACAGAACGAAAAAATACCGAAAAAATGAGTTGTTTGACCTGCTCAGCGGTTCACCCAGAGGTTGTGGACATTGCAGCATTCAAAGGCCTTGACATCAGTGTCGGGGCAGGGGAAAAAGGCCTCAGGTGCATCGCCCGGGTTCAGATAGTGAAGCATGAAATCATCACCGGCCTGCACCCCAATCCACATGATGTAGTGTTCTTCTGCCATCGGATGGGGTGTTGACCCAACGGTGACCTTGATTCCCCCCTCGACCTTCTCAACGATGGGCACATGCTTCTCTTTTGCGAAGTCTGCCGTCTGCTCGGAGAGTATTTCCATCTCATTTCCCGCACAACTGACAGAGAGATCTTCAGGCGTTGGCGCCATGCACATGTCCGGGTTCATAACCATTACCGTGCCGCTGCATCCGGGGCACTTATAAAATACAGGATTTGTTACCATCATCTTCACCTCGTTTCAGACGAGGTGATTATCCTGATGGCGTTTATAGATTTCGTCTGCCAGAACGGTAATTGCAACAAGTTCCTGCTCGCCCGGTTTTCCTTTGATATAAACCGGTTCAAGCATCTCAGCTTCGAGTTTTGGCATCATCTCTCCAAGCGTCTGTACGGTCTTTCCTCCCCACCCGAATGATCCAATAACAGCGGCATACCGTGCCTTTGGCTTGAGTATATTTGTGAGAAATGCAATATTTGCGGCTTTCGGGTGCGGTCCGAAATGGACAGTGGGAGAACCAATGACAATGGTCGTTGCATCGATGAGATCCATTGCAATCGTGCCCGTCGAGGAAGTGCCGAGATCATAGGGGCGCACATCAATGCCCCGCTGGATGAGTGCATCGGTGAGGCGTTCCACCATCCACTTTGTACTATGATGCATGGAGACGAAGGGGATGACAACGAGGTTTTTCCCCTCATCAGACGACCATTCACGGTATAGCGAGAGAATCGCTGACGGATTGTTGTATACCGGCCCGTGACTTGGTGCGATCACCGCCGGATTAAGAGATTCCACCTGCTCAACATACTCCTGGATCTTTGACCGGAACGGTTGCATGATAACCGCATAATACCGTTTTGCAGCCTCCTGCAACCGCGATGAACCGTCTGCAAAGAGGGACGAGCAGGCAAGGTGTGCACCGAACAGGTCACAGGAGAAGAGGATGCGGTCTTCCGGCACCCAGGTGACCATTGTTTCAGGCCAGTGCACCCAGGGCATTGAGTAGAAGACCAGCGTTTTATCCCCGAGATCAAGTGAATCTCTGTCCTCTGCGACCAGAATTCGTTCATCATCGATGAGAAGCATAGAACAGAGGAGATCTTTGCCCTTCTCTGTCGTAACAACGGTTGCCATGGGATATAGCTCTAAGAGCAGAGGGAGTGCACCGGAGTGGTCCTGTTCGGCGTGGTTTGCAATGATATAGTCCACAGAATCAAGCTTTGCACGGATGAGATTTGTGACATACTCCTCATCAAACCCCGCCTCCACGGTATCAATGAGGGCCGTTTTTTCACTTCCCTGTACGACATAGGCATTATAGCTTGTTCCGTCCGGAAGCTCCATCAGGTCATCAAACGCCAGCCGGTGCCAGTCGATGACCCCCACCGATGATATTCCCGGCAGGATTTCACGTACAACCATTACTCAGTTCACCTCAGTGAACTTTGCCTTCACAGCCCCGCACACGGGACAACGCCAGTCCTCAGGGAGGTCAGCAAATGCTATACCGGGGGCTGCCCCCTCGTCACCTTTCTTTGGGTCATAGATATGTCCGCAGACTGTACATTTCATCCGGCTTGTTGCATCCATTTCTGTTATCTCCTGTTCCGAAATATCCCCTGTATCATACGGTATTGCCCGGAACCTTCTGCTGAATGATTATAGCATCATTATTTAAATGGATTATTATCGTCTTCGGAATGATGCCACAGAACACCCGGATCCTTCTGCGGGGGTAGGTAGTGGGTCATGCAAAGGGACCTGAAAGGACGAACAGTGTCATAGCCTCACAAGGTTCCGATATCCTCATTCCAGATGTCGGGGTGGGCGGTAATGTACTCGGTCATCATCTGTATCAGTTCATCCAGACAGAGATTCACCACCGCAATCCCTTTCTCCCGCAGGAACGCCTCTGCACCAGCAAAATTGACAGACTCCCCTACAACGACTTTCGGGATCCCAAACTGGACAACCGCTCCGGCACAGAGATAGCAGGGCATGAGTGTGGAGTACAGAACCGTGTCCCCGTACCGCCCGATTCTCCCCCCGTTCCTGATACAGTCTATTTCTGCATGCATCAGCGGATCATTGTCCTGCACCCGCCGGTTGTGCCCTTTCGCAATAATGACACCATCGCGGACAAGCGCTGCCCCGATGGGTATGCCCCCTTCGGACATACTCCGTTTCGCCTCGTCAATCGCTACCTGCATAACTCTGAGATCTTCGTCCAGAGAATAACACATCCGTTAGCGTCAGTTTAGAAAGCAAAAACGGATATATTCTTCCAATCCGGTGAGGACCGGAAGGAGGGGTGCATCATCCGGTTGCTGCCCTCGTTCCTTAGTCCTCTTCATCTTCCGCACAATCAAGTTCTGCGACAATCGCAAGGGGATCCTTCACTTTCCGAACCATCTTGAGTATCCGTGAAAGACGCTCAATACCGATGAAATGCTCAGCCATCACATGACCCAAAGGAGAGAGCACAATCCTGCCTTTCCGTTCGTGAATGTAACCCTCCTTCTCCAGGAGGGGCCAGACATCCTCAAGCTCTCCAACCATGCTGCTACAGATCTCTGTAAGACACTTCCGCTCACCGCCGCAGACCACCGCATTCGCAACATACTCTTCTGATGATCCTTCAACATCATAGACAGGGGCAACCTCCTCCATCTCTCCTTTCAGGAGGCGGATTGCAACCTCCTCTTCCGTCCCACCGCCGGACTCCCGTGAATAAACACCGCCGGGTTCCGCGAGGATCACGACCTTTCCCAGGTCATGGAAATCCGGCCGGCCGGCCCGGCCCATCATCTGGGAGAACTCCTGCACCTTCAGCCATGAGATGCCCATCGCAAGGGCGTCAAAGATTACCTGGGATGCGGGAAAGTCAACACCTGCCGCAAGTGCCGCTGTGGTCACAACCGCCGCAATCTCCCCCTTCTCAAACATCTTCTCCACCTGACGCCGCTCTTTTGCAGACAGTCCCGCATGATAGGCCATCGCCTTCTTTCCGATCGCGTCTGCCACTGTATGGCAGCGGGCCCGTGAATTGGTGAAGACGATCGTCTGTCCCTTGAACCCCTTGGACGAGGTCTTCTGGAACTCCTCATATACCATCTTTTTAATGAGACTGATCTTCTCTTTTCGCTCGGTAAAGATGAGATGACGTTCAAGACCCACCGGCCGCTCATCATACCGGACAAGTTCACTACGCAGTTTATTTGCCAGGAGGGACGGCGACCCGATGGTGGCACTCAAAAAGAGGAACTGCGCATGCGGGGCGACATGCCGTAAGCGTGCAATCAGTCCATCAAGCCGATGGCCCCGTTCTGCATCCTCGAGCATCTGCACCTCATCAATGACAACCGTCCCCACCTTTGACAGGGTCCGACCCATCCGCAGGTGATGGTCCACCCCCTCATAGGTGCCGACAATGATATCAGACTTCATGCTGCGCCGGGCCTTCACCCGCGTTTCAGGAATGTGAATTCGTGAAACACCCGTCAAAAGGGAGACATTCAGAAAATCGCCGTATCGTTCAGAAAAACGGCGGTATTTCTGGTTTGCAAGAGCCACAAGCGGAACCAGGAAGAGCATCGCCCCACGGTCTTCACTGTGATTTTTAATCCCTGCCATCTCACCGATAAAGGTTTTGCCGCTTGCGGTTGCTGCGACCACCAGTTGGTCTTTGCCCCGCAGAAGACCGGCATCAACACAGAGCTGCTGAACCGGCATCAGGCGCTCCACTCCTGACGCGTCCACAAATTCTTTCGGCAACGGGAGTGTGGCAAGTGGCTGTGTCTTCCGTATTGCATGGGGTTCAAGCCGGTCAAAGAGCGTCTGTGAAGGAGCGGCTCCCTCAGGCTGTAGCATCCCGAAGACCCGGTCAAGATCCCGGTACATCTCCAGCATATGCTCCAGATGGCCGATGGACTTCACTCCCATCCCCCCCAGATAACCAGCCTCACGACGAAGTTCATTGCGGGCACAGCCCAGACAGATCTGCTCACGCCCATACTTCACCGCGTTCTTTGCTTTCAGGGGCGTAATCCGGTCACCCAAAAGACAGGTCCGACAGACACGGATCACCGTGACCGGGATCTGCAGGTCACTACACATGGAATGAAACGCCTCATCTTCTCCGGTGAGATAGATCTTCTCACGTCGGAATTCCCTGAGCAGATCTTTGGTTGGGATATGCCGCGGCTGCCGCCTGCCTGCCTCACGGTAGCGGAATGATTTCGGACGATATCCCTTGCCGGTCTTTGAAAGTTCAAGATCACCGGTGCCGGATACACGCCGGCCATCATAAAAATAAAGGCGGTAGGAACCCCGCCGTGGATTAACAATAATACTCATGCAATGCTCAAATCGCAGATCTCATAGGAAAGACCCACACCCTCAAGCCGTTTTAGGAAACCGGTGAACTCTTCATCAACGATGACCATCGCACAGTTGATGCCATGGAATGCTGCCTCAACAACACCTTCGCGGGCCCCAAAGAAGGCATCTTCAGTTACCCCGACACTCTTCAGGAGCACCTTTGCTTCAAGGCCGACTGCACCGATATAATCCATATCTTCAAGAGCGTCAAGCAAACGGTCAGGAGAGACACTGCGTGACCCTCCCCGCTGGATACGCGGCACCTTACAGACACGAACAGCACCCTCTTCGAGGGTGATGATACCGGAGAGTTTTGCTACTCCAACATCTTCGCCGGGTTTTGCAGCATCCGTTACCTCACCCATCGCAGTCTGCTCGCTTTTTGCTGCATACAAAAGACCGCCCTTCATAAAGACACCAACCGTGTCTCCTTTTGCAAGGGGCTCTTTTGCTATCGCAGTCCATACTGATACCTCCTGAATGACATCGGTTGTGACATACTTCAGGTAATTATCAAGTGTTTCAGCAGTATTCGTTACCCACTCCACACCCTTCTTTGTGACATTGTACCGGCCCCTGCCGTTTGAATTCACAAATCCGTCATCCACCATTTCACGGATATATTCGCTGACTGCCTGTGGAGTAACA
Above is a window of Methanogenium organophilum DNA encoding:
- a CDS encoding diacylglycerol/polyprenol kinase family protein; the encoded protein is MNEDGRQLVHLAFGIGIALAIAALGREYAIMVLALGLFGGFVLIDLVDRGYTVPIASSMVENLERTGRMPGYGAVCFVLSALFCLIFFPLDYVVAGVLTLAVLDSVSTIAGLHFGRHRIFNGKSWEGTAGGIIAALIPLALLLPPLPAAAAAVVAGIAELVSPIEDNLVIPPVVCLLCLMLI
- a CDS encoding ion transporter, with the protein product MGRIKTRVFEIVSSAKEGDRTSFLFDMVIIGFIILSVGELIIASIPGMIIRYFWVFVAVEILTAVVFSIEYILRMWSCTVDERYQNPISGRIRFALTPLVLIDLVSILPYYLTILIPGANVTFLRTLRVFRFFKLGRYSRSFGIMIKVLERKKESLVGTVFIIMVVLIIAASLMYRIEYTAQPEVFSSIPEAMWWGIVTIATIGYGDMVPITPMGKGLGFVISLIGIGLFALPAGILASGFSEVIKEEEERKEQEKTEKSGISTDDYEICPHCGREIRPEDKQK
- a CDS encoding nitrogenase component 1, with product MAKLCTNPLWPCAMVGAAAAMAGLEGAGVIIHGASGCYFYADSIIPDPVNCTYLVEDEVIFGTGDRLQEVAEALLPISERIVVINSCVPATIGEDLVPYCAGSDALIIDAPGYCGDMMDGYRLSLAAFPTETDPARDGVNIDGLISTDPFAAGNRMEAERLLAAAGIPVAAKYCDDTLSSALNPAMVTVTALPDVASGIGRSVGSLCGLDAIESAFSALQETFPDADCASVMDICEETEELVIKACDRYLRVNDPPRVALFGIAGYMDMAADLLTTFLEAEICSAGARNRPPEASVCTWAPDLGTVKQMIADGEPDLIIGSRYEKTLAPDVPLVQTTIPIRKHSMLCHRPLIGTEGVLWLIESVINAGKNDC
- a CDS encoding nitrogenase component 1 translates to MNSKNLHGRTSRYEGCTVMGVLSVSAFLTDAVTLIHGPDGCTHINTSLLYTTLAEHDVFRIPEIVSSGLGEDEVIFGGEDALHDALTAVCADDPAAVVVASTCVSETIGDDVAGICSRQWDCPVIYVPSSGFLGGTFNDGYTSTLTALSSFIRPGKRDPDKVNIIGEKNLEFEVDDNFQEVSRILGMLDLDVNIRYVRDITVENIGRFGDAGLNLFREDTNGILGRHFDACTGIPSIPEFPVGLSATLAFIRETGRLTGRDFTDAVRAEEEQQAALTDEFSDLSGAYVTFDSFGFQSAGMEMFTEVADAVGVKVAPEGTVIPIPFCMPVGTLGLRRMLRQWRRFING
- the cfbC gene encoding Ni-sirohydrochlorin a,c-diamide reductive cyclase ATP-dependent reductase subunit, translating into MKQIALYGKGGIGKSTTSANLSAALSDCGLDVMQIGCDPKHDSTRMLMQGEWIPTVLDLVREHGDANVGVPDAVFTGYGGIRCVEAGGPEPGIGCAGRGIIATFQLLQRLEALYGDVIVYDVLGDVVCGGFAMPMRDGYAQEIYLVTSGEFMSLYAANNICKAIARLSRRTRSVCSLAGVICNAKNIPGEEALVREFAERVNSRLVAYIPRANIVQVAEVNQRTVIEYAPESEQAEVYRNLARTIMENTNLTIPTPLEMHELEELARSYITL
- a CDS encoding YqhA family protein; translation: MVWKYFTKARYLVVIAAVSSLFGSALMFFIGVEKTISAFWYFFLGNAFLPEDALPEYLTPGDLATVSLAQSIDVFLFALVMLIFAYGILYLFLVEDEEKERVRFPEWLRIKSVFQLKMILGEVIVFILFVHFLETATKTGYANLPPESLILPAAILLLSVSLMVLRQGE
- a CDS encoding TrkH family potassium uptake protein, giving the protein MDRLHQYLTLTTDMGMILRYISAGTCIPLVVALIFREYDMLLPMATVPAVLFCIGTLLIRLPETEREPRLSMSLFSVAGIWLICALVGALPFVFGAGMPYIDGFFEAMSGWTDTGMTMARDVDALPETLIFWRTLMEWFGGIGIVAFTVALLNRSSVSRHRLYSSERMEGRSDAFMPSVVEQGAHMWRIYLTLTAAGVLLILCSGVSLWDAINIAMTAISTGGFTIHSGGIPAYNNVLLEMLIIPVMIAGALPFKIYYLMYRKREMNLFQDEQAKLLFLLVFLGFVIITGDLIVFNGLDQASAVVNGIFMASAAVTSTGFQTADLIVWEPVSVLFLTILVFIGGSSGSTAGGVKISRVLIGLKGIKYWFRRSFISSKAMLPLRYNGRTFQRAEAEFLVSRNMLTFILFLLSILLALVTIMHFEQPDIDTTLVIFDVVSATCNNGISTGFVTPDLTIWSKLVLILQMWLGRLEVMAVMVFFIGIIRGFDW
- a CDS encoding desulfoferrodoxin family protein produces the protein MMVTNPVFYKCPGCSGTVMVMNPDMCMAPTPEDLSVSCAGNEMEILSEQTADFAKEKHVPIVEKVEGGIKVTVGSTPHPMAEEHYIMWIGVQAGDDFMLHYLNPGDAPEAFFPCPDTDVKAFECCNVHNLWVNR
- a CDS encoding FprA family A-type flavoprotein; translated protein: MVVREILPGISSVGVIDWHRLAFDDLMELPDGTSYNAYVVQGSEKTALIDTVEAGFDEEYVTNLIRAKLDSVDYIIANHAEQDHSGALPLLLELYPMATVVTTEKGKDLLCSMLLIDDERILVAEDRDSLDLGDKTLVFYSMPWVHWPETMVTWVPEDRILFSCDLFGAHLACSSLFADGSSRLQEAAKRYYAVIMQPFRSKIQEYVEQVESLNPAVIAPSHGPVYNNPSAILSLYREWSSDEGKNLVVIPFVSMHHSTKWMVERLTDALIQRGIDVRPYDLGTSSTGTIAMDLIDATTIVIGSPTVHFGPHPKAANIAFLTNILKPKARYAAVIGSFGWGGKTVQTLGEMMPKLEAEMLEPVYIKGKPGEQELVAITVLADEIYKRHQDNHLV
- a CDS encoding rubredoxin: MDATSRMKCTVCGHIYDPKKGDEGAAPGIAFADLPEDWRCPVCGAVKAKFTEVN
- a CDS encoding nucleoside deaminase, with protein sequence MCYSLDEDLRVMQVAIDEAKRSMSEGGIPIGAALVRDGVIIAKGHNRRVQDNDPLMHAEIDCIRNGGRIGRYGDTVLYSTLMPCYLCAGAVVQFGIPKVVVGESVNFAGAEAFLREKGIAVVNLCLDELIQMMTEYITAHPDIWNEDIGTL